From Magnolia sinica isolate HGM2019 chromosome 13, MsV1, whole genome shotgun sequence, one genomic window encodes:
- the LOC131222889 gene encoding probable histone acetyltransferase type B catalytic subunit codes for MVPKQKGSIDLPTEGRKRRRGFAAIDVGIEANECIKIYLVNSVDEVDTADSFCFEPVDLNRFFGEDGRIYGYKDLKIDIWLNGISFHAYADISFQSTFNGSKGTTDLDPALKKIFGESLVEKKEEFLQTFTTDRHYISTIISHGEVVHCEASKGRDNTTQNLVIRMGLRSMPVGELYSRLVPLVFLNVEGGSAIDVTDPRWDIYLVVERKAGQSGTIDSKLLGFASIYRFFHYPDSTRLRISQILVLPPYQGQGYGRLLLETLNSMAIYENVYDVTAEEPSDYLQHVRGCIDTLRLLAFEPIKPAITSVTSQLKQSNFSKKTSKFHSDPPANVVEGVRKLFKINKKQFLRCWEVLIYLSLDTKDRLCMENFRACIFDRVKAYVLGKDVGSAGKNLTDVPNDYEHDMTFVMFRSRAAGGALDAEVDGNQKVKEEQLGQVVNERMEEIVEIAKKVSLHCRS; via the exons ATGGTGCCGAAACAAAAGGGCAGCATCGATCTCCCTACAGAAGGTAGGAAGCGAAGGCGAGGATTCGCAGCTATCG ATGTTGGAATCGAGGCGAATGAATGCATAAAGATATATCTCG TAAATAGTGTGGATGAAGTGGATACTGCAGACAGCTTTTGTTTTGAGCCAGTTGATCTGAATCGTTTTTTTGGTGAAGATGGAAGAATATATGGCTATAAAGATTTAAAG ATCGACATTTGGTTGAATGGCATATCATTTCATGCATATGCTGATATTTCATTCCAGAGCACATTCAAT GGATCGAAAGGGACCACAGATCTGGACCCTGCCCTTAAG AAAATATTCGGTGAATCCCTGGTTGAGAAAAAAGAGGAATTCCTTCAAACTTTCACCACAGACAGACATTATATTAG TACCATTATTTCACATGGAGAGGTTGTGCATTGTGAAGCCTCCAAGGGACGTGATAACACTACACAG AACCTCGTCATTCGCATGGGTCTGCGCAGCATGCCTGTTGGAGAGCTCTATAGTCGTCTGGTACCTCTTGTGTTTCTTAATGTGGAAG GTGGTAGTGCTATAGATGTAACGGATCCGAGATGGGATATTTATCTAGTTGTTGAGAGAAAAGCTGGTCAGTCAGGGACTATTGATTCTAAGTTGCTTGGTTTTGCCTCTATCTATCGCTTTTTCCACTACCCTGACAGTACGCGTTTACGAATCAGCCAG ATACTCGTCTTGCCTCCTTACCAGGGCCAAGGATATGGCCGTTTGCTTCTCGAGACTCTCAATTCCATGGCAATATATGAAAACGTGTATGATGTGACTGCTGAGGAGCCCTCTGATTACCTCCAACATGTCCGAGGCTGCATCGACACACTTCGCCTGCTTGCTTTCGAGCCAATCAAGCCGGCAATTACATCAGTCACTTCTCAACTGAAACAAAGcaacttctcaaagaaaactAGCAAGTTCCACTCAGACCCACCTGCAAATGTGGTTGAGGGGGTCAGGAAACTCTTCAAAATCAACAAGAAGCAGTTCCTTCGTTGTTGGGAGGTTCTTATCTATCTGAGCCTCGATACCAAGGACCGCCTGTGCATGGAGAACTTCCGGGCCTGCATCTTTGATCGAGTGAAGGCGTATGTCTTAGGGAAAGATGTTGGGAGTGCTGGGAAGAATCTGACCGATGTTCCGAATGACTATGAGCATGACATGACATTCGTCATGTTCCGATCGCGGGCTGCTGGAGGCGCTCTGGATGCTGAGGTTGATGGGAACCAAAAGGTTAAGGAAGAACAGTTGGGTCAGGTAGTCAATGAGCGGATGGAAGAGATCGTGGAGATTGCAAAAAAGGTGTCATTGCATTGTAGGTCTTAG